One genomic segment of Penaeus chinensis breed Huanghai No. 1 chromosome 24, ASM1920278v2, whole genome shotgun sequence includes these proteins:
- the LOC125037993 gene encoding glycine-rich cell wall structural protein 1-like produces MKQLIFFVAVLALGCGAPQGYTLDKPSSPGLTTGPGFSAGVAITGGSGLSPGSGFITGSGVTPGGVSAGVGFATGSGGLTHGSGITSGTGASTGTGVLTGTGSTGGLIGDGFSSINDAFAAGCKVGEILHVDGTCVVPEVSRKVFVVDVPQQQQLSGPPPSVPPPKVDHNILFVRLPEEGLAPEPIVVPPPRQNNIVYVLNKQIEQAQRVIEVEAPPPSEPEIYFVNYDDGENPTLPGGIDLLTALGSAAETGGEVIGAVGGAGTVGGIGGVSGQQGGAGQGGIGGSGAGLAGGVGGGAGLGVNGGSGGVFGGNSGGFGISVGSTGGQVRPGSLDNLGTPSALYSTP; encoded by the exons ATGAAGCAATTG ATCTTCTTTGTTGCGGTACTCGCCTTGGGATGTGGTGCCCCACAAGGGTACACATTAGATAAACCATCCAGTCCCGGACTGACCACAGGACCAGGATTCTCTGCTGGAGTGGCAATTACAGGTGGATCAGGTCTCTCCCCTGGGTCCGGATTTATAACTGGATCAGGAGTTACCCCTGGTGGAGTCTCAGCCGGAGTAGGCTTTGCAACTGGATCCGGAGGACTTACACATGGATCTGGAATTACTTCAGGAACAGGAGCTTCTACTGGAACCGGAGTCCTAACTGGTACAGGAAGTACCGGTGGATTGATCGGAGATGGGTTCTCCTCCATTAATGACGCCTTTGCCGCTGGATGCAAGGTAGGAGAAATTCTGCATGTGGATGGAACTTGCGTAGTTCCTGAAGTGTCTAGGAAAGTTTTTGTTGTGGATGTTCCCCAACAACAACAGCTATCAGGTCCTCCACCAAGTGTTCCTCCTCCTAAAGTGGATCATAATATCCTGTTTGTGCGCCTTCCTGAAGAAGGTCTTGCACCTGAACCTATCGTTGTTCCTCCACCAAGGCAAAACAACATTGTCTACGTCCTTAACAAGCAGATCGAACAGGCACAAAGGGTTATTGAAGTCGAAGCTCCTCCACCGTCAGAGCCCGAAATCTACTTCGTGAACTACGATGATGGAGAAAATCCTACTCTTCCTGGAGGTATCGATCTTCTTACTGCTCTTGGATCCGCTGCCGAGACTGGCGGAGAAGTAATTGGTGCCGTAGGAGGCGCTGGTACCGTTGGAGGCATTGGAGGAGTCTCAGGTCAGCAAGGAGGCGCCGGACAAGGCGGCATTGGCGGAAGTGGCGCTGGTCTTGCTGGTGGCGTCGGCGGAGGTGCCGGATTAGGTGTTAATGGAGGCTCCGGTGGAGTATTTGGAGGAAACAGCGGTGGATTTGGAATTTCTGTAGGAAGTACCGGTGGACAAGTCCGACCTGGATCTCTGGATAATTTGGGAACTCCGTCAGCTCTATATTCGACACCATAA